A section of the Rhizobium sp. SSA_523 genome encodes:
- the mutS gene encoding DNA mismatch repair protein MutS, with the protein MMEQYIEIKANNPDSLLFYRMGDFYELFFEDAVEAARALGITLTRRGQHMGIDIPMCGVPIHAADDYLQKLIALGFRVAVCEQVEDPAEARKRGSKSVVKRDVVRLVTPGTLTEDKLLSPSESNYLMALARIRGGDEAQLGLAWIDISTGVFRVAETTPLRLLADILRIEPRELIVPDTVFHDPNLRASFDVLGRIAVPQPGVLFDSATAEGRITRYFNVGTLDGFGTFSRAELAAAAAAVAYVEKTQIAERPPLSVPERESGGSTLFIDPATRANLELTRTLSGDRDGSLLKAIDRTVTGGGARLLAERLMSPLTDPELINRRLDSVAFLIDEPTLCGSLRQALKHVPDMPRALSRVALDRGGPRDLDCIRQGLAAAGHVAAALSSALLPEELLEALQDLQAFPPALGPLLAETLSDEMPLLKRDGGFVRDGAFAQLDEVRALRDQSRRVIAGLQLQYAEETGIKSLKIKHNNVLGYFIEVSAGNAGPLIDTPEAKARFIHRQTMANAMRFTTTELADLESRIANAADQALTIELEAFDRMTTAVLGSADAIKAGARALAIIDVAAGLALLAEEWNYCRPQVDASRQFLIEGGRHPVVEQALRRQSASAFIANDCDLSPGSEGGFGALWLLTGPNMGGKSTFLRQNALIAILAQMGSFVPASLAQIGVVDRLFSRVGASDDLARGRSTFMVEMVETAAILNQATDRSLVILDEIGRGTATFDGLSIAWAAVEHLHEANRCRGLFATHFHELTALSEKLNRLSNATMRVKEWDGDVIFLHEVGPGAADRSYGIQVAKLAGLPEAVVARARDVLNKLEDADRKNPASQLIDDLPLFQVAVRKEQQARGPSRAEEALKALNPDDMTPREALDALYALKKQLG; encoded by the coding sequence ATGATGGAGCAGTATATCGAGATCAAGGCGAATAATCCGGATTCGCTGCTGTTCTACCGTATGGGCGATTTCTACGAGCTCTTCTTCGAAGATGCGGTGGAAGCCGCGCGCGCGCTGGGCATAACCCTCACCCGCCGCGGCCAGCACATGGGGATCGACATTCCGATGTGCGGCGTGCCCATTCATGCGGCCGATGACTATCTTCAGAAGCTGATCGCCCTCGGTTTCCGCGTGGCCGTCTGCGAACAGGTGGAGGATCCGGCCGAAGCGCGCAAGAGGGGCTCGAAATCCGTGGTCAAGCGCGATGTCGTGCGTCTCGTGACGCCGGGGACGCTGACGGAAGACAAGTTGCTGTCGCCCTCGGAATCCAATTATCTCATGGCGCTGGCGCGCATTCGGGGTGGCGATGAGGCTCAACTCGGTCTTGCCTGGATCGATATCTCGACAGGCGTCTTCCGCGTCGCCGAAACCACGCCCTTGCGCCTCCTGGCGGATATTCTGCGCATCGAGCCGCGCGAACTCATCGTGCCGGATACGGTCTTCCATGATCCCAATTTGCGGGCAAGCTTCGATGTTCTCGGCCGTATCGCCGTGCCGCAGCCGGGCGTGCTCTTCGACAGCGCCACGGCGGAAGGACGCATTACCCGCTATTTCAATGTCGGGACACTCGATGGTTTCGGCACGTTCTCGCGCGCGGAACTGGCAGCGGCGGCAGCGGCCGTCGCCTATGTCGAAAAGACGCAGATCGCCGAGCGCCCGCCGCTGAGCGTACCCGAACGGGAGAGCGGCGGTTCGACACTGTTCATCGATCCGGCGACGCGCGCCAATCTCGAACTGACGCGGACTCTCTCCGGCGACCGGGACGGCTCGCTTCTGAAGGCGATCGACCGCACCGTCACCGGCGGCGGTGCACGGCTTTTGGCCGAGCGCCTGATGTCCCCGCTGACCGATCCCGAGCTGATCAACCGGCGGCTGGATTCGGTCGCCTTCCTGATCGACGAGCCGACGCTGTGCGGCAGCCTTCGCCAGGCGCTGAAACATGTGCCGGACATGCCGCGGGCCCTGTCGCGCGTGGCGCTCGATCGCGGCGGGCCGCGCGATCTCGATTGCATCCGCCAGGGTCTCGCCGCCGCGGGCCACGTCGCTGCCGCCTTGTCTTCAGCCCTTTTGCCGGAAGAATTGCTGGAGGCTCTGCAGGATCTCCAGGCCTTCCCGCCCGCGCTGGGGCCGCTGCTGGCTGAGACCCTGTCCGATGAAATGCCGCTCCTGAAGCGTGACGGCGGCTTTGTCCGCGATGGCGCTTTTGCACAGCTCGACGAGGTGCGCGCCTTGCGCGACCAGTCGCGCCGGGTAATTGCCGGCCTGCAACTGCAATATGCGGAAGAGACGGGGATCAAGTCCCTGAAGATCAAGCACAATAATGTGCTCGGCTATTTCATAGAGGTCAGTGCCGGCAATGCCGGACCCTTGATCGATACGCCGGAGGCCAAGGCGCGTTTCATCCATCGCCAGACCATGGCGAATGCCATGCGCTTCACCACGACCGAACTGGCCGATCTCGAAAGCCGCATTGCCAACGCCGCCGATCAGGCGCTCACCATCGAGCTCGAGGCCTTCGACCGTATGACAACAGCGGTGCTTGGCTCTGCCGATGCGATTAAGGCCGGTGCTCGTGCGCTTGCAATCATCGATGTCGCCGCAGGTCTCGCGCTTCTGGCGGAAGAGTGGAATTACTGCCGGCCGCAGGTGGATGCCTCGCGCCAGTTCCTGATCGAGGGTGGGCGGCATCCGGTGGTCGAGCAGGCGCTGCGCCGCCAGTCTGCCAGCGCCTTCATCGCCAATGATTGCGATCTGTCGCCCGGCAGCGAAGGCGGGTTCGGCGCGCTATGGCTGCTGACCGGGCCGAATATGGGCGGCAAATCCACCTTTCTTCGCCAGAACGCGCTCATCGCCATCCTGGCGCAGATGGGATCCTTCGTGCCTGCGAGCCTGGCGCAGATCGGCGTCGTCGACAGGCTGTTCTCGCGCGTCGGAGCCTCGGACGATCTGGCGCGCGGTCGCTCCACCTTCATGGTCGAGATGGTCGAGACGGCCGCAATCCTCAATCAGGCCACCGATCGCTCGCTGGTGATCCTGGACGAGATCGGCCGCGGCACCGCAACCTTCGACGGGTTGTCGATCGCCTGGGCGGCGGTGGAGCATCTGCACGAGGCCAATCGCTGCAGGGGCCTCTTCGCCACGCATTTCCATGAGCTGACCGCTCTGTCGGAAAAGCTCAACCGGCTGTCCAACGCCACGATGCGGGTGAAGGAATGGGATGGCGATGTCATCTTCCTGCACGAAGTCGGTCCTGGCGCCGCCGATCGCTCCTACGGCATCCAGGTCGCCAAGCTCGCCGGCCTTCCCGAGGCGGTGGTTGCCCGCGCGCGGGATGTGCTGAACAAGCTTGAGGATGCCGACCGGAAAAACCCCGCCAGCCAGCTGATCGATGACCTGCCGCTTTTCCAGGTCGCGGTGCGCAAGGAGCAGCAGGCACGCGGCCCCTCCCGCGCGGAGGAGGCGCTGAAGGCGCTCAACCCGGACGATATGACGCCGCGCGAAGCCCTGGATGCGCTGTATGCGCTGAAGAAGCAATTGGGGTAA
- a CDS encoding AraC family transcriptional regulator, producing MLSVPLPFIAGLVIAAILFRSLNGVDVPGSRRYLNAFLCLYAVQGMIIGLRFGYDVRPLSLVQPVTAAIMPPLAYLTFRAMSSAPVARPWPHALPPLLLALGVAFAPFVVDALLLLIFLGYAGAIWQLTRREDMTEAALQKTSVTVRAARVTALLLAFFALTDALLASFTFVYGNAYVPMAVTGMNIGAIVIVSLYYWWPERAMEEKAAAPAAAAPLSDDDAAALARISAALEADALFAQENLSLARLARKAGMPARDVSALINRATGLNVSQYVNNRRIGEACRLLQDTDKPLMTVMFDSGFSTKSNFNREFRRVTGQSPSQWRSAMQGARKVETPRRA from the coding sequence TTGCTCTCCGTTCCCCTGCCGTTCATAGCCGGCCTTGTCATCGCAGCGATCCTCTTCCGCAGCCTGAACGGCGTCGATGTGCCGGGGTCGCGCCGTTACCTGAATGCGTTTCTGTGCCTTTATGCCGTGCAGGGCATGATCATTGGCCTGCGCTTCGGCTATGACGTTCGGCCTCTGAGCCTGGTGCAGCCGGTCACGGCAGCCATCATGCCGCCGTTGGCCTATCTGACCTTCCGGGCCATGTCGTCGGCGCCGGTGGCAAGGCCATGGCCGCATGCGCTGCCGCCGCTTCTCCTGGCGCTCGGCGTGGCGTTTGCGCCCTTCGTGGTCGATGCGCTGCTGCTGCTGATCTTTCTTGGCTATGCCGGGGCGATCTGGCAGCTGACCCGGCGGGAGGATATGACCGAGGCCGCCTTGCAGAAGACTTCGGTCACCGTGCGGGCGGCACGGGTGACGGCGCTGCTTCTGGCCTTTTTCGCCCTGACGGATGCGCTTCTCGCGAGCTTCACCTTTGTCTATGGCAATGCCTATGTGCCGATGGCGGTGACGGGCATGAATATCGGCGCGATCGTCATTGTCAGCCTCTATTACTGGTGGCCCGAGCGCGCGATGGAGGAAAAAGCCGCAGCGCCTGCTGCCGCAGCGCCTCTGTCTGACGATGATGCGGCCGCGCTTGCCAGGATCAGCGCCGCGCTTGAGGCCGATGCCTTGTTTGCGCAGGAGAATTTGAGCCTTGCGCGGCTGGCGCGAAAGGCCGGAATGCCGGCGCGCGATGTCTCGGCGCTCATCAATCGCGCCACCGGTCTCAATGTCTCGCAATATGTGAACAATCGTCGCATTGGCGAAGCCTGCCGCCTGCTGCAGGATACGGACAAGCCGCTGATGACGGTGATGTTCGACAGCGGCTTCTCGACCAAATCCAACTTCAACCGCGAATTTCGCCGTGTCACCGGGCAAAGCCCGTCGCAATGGCGTTCAGCCATGCAGGGGGCACGCAAAGTGGAAACTCCACGGCGGGCATGA
- a CDS encoding [protein-PII] uridylyltransferase codes for MARQEIDYSELLDVDRLHLDCEALLQGSPKLLDARTALLPVLRRASQEGRDKARQRLATDGSGLNCAERISWVQDQLISTIYGVIARHFYSAATEKVSVTAVGGYGRGTLAPGSDIDLLFLLPAKNNEEMRKAVEFLLYVLWDLGFKVGHATRTVDECIALSKQDMTIRTAILETRLICGNASLEDELQRRFDAEIVGLGGQDFIMAKLAERDQRHQKAGDTRYLVEPNVKEGKGGLRDIQTLFWIAKYHYRVRDAAQLVKLGVLSRQEWRLFQKAEDFLWAVRCQMHFLTGKAEERLSFDIQREIAESLGYHNRPNLSAVERFMKHYFLVTKDVGDLTRILCSALEEEQAKPAPGITGVISRFRRRVRKIPGSSDFVEDQGRIALADPDVFKRDPVSIIRLFHVADLHGLEYHPDALKAVTRGLALIDDALRESAEANRLFLSILTSRLEPALTLRRMNEAGVLGRFIPEFGKIVAMMQFSMYHHYTVDEHLIRAVDALSDIDKGRFADQHPLANKLMPHIEEREALYVAVLLHDIAKGRQEDHSVAGARVARKLGTRFGLKPKQVDLVAWLIDQHLLMSMVAQTRDLHDRKTITDFADKVQSMDRLKMLLILTICDIRAVGPGVWNGWKGQLLRTLYYETELLLSGGFSEVSRKERAKAAEETLAAALSDWSQKERKLYSKLHYQPYLLSVALEDQVRHAQFIREADGAGRALATMVRTDSFRAITEITVLAPDHPRLLSIIAGACAAAGANIADAQIYTTTDGRALDTILINREFANDEDELRRAATVCRMIEDVLSGKKRLPEVIATRAKNKKRNKTFIVHPSATISNTLSNKFTVIEIEGLDRTGLLADITLVLADLSLDIHSARITTFGEKVIDTFYVTDLVGQKVTNENRQGTIVQRLKTVITEQEDELRRGMPSGIIAPDPVAVAATNRPRKSRADA; via the coding sequence ATGGCACGACAAGAAATCGATTATTCCGAACTTCTGGATGTGGACCGGCTGCATCTGGATTGCGAGGCGCTTCTTCAGGGCTCACCCAAGCTCCTCGATGCGCGCACCGCCCTGCTGCCGGTCCTGCGCCGCGCGAGCCAGGAAGGGCGCGACAAGGCAAGGCAGCGACTGGCGACCGATGGCAGCGGCCTGAACTGCGCCGAGCGAATTTCCTGGGTCCAGGATCAGCTGATCTCCACCATTTATGGCGTGATTGCCCGGCATTTCTACAGTGCCGCCACCGAAAAAGTCTCGGTAACGGCTGTCGGCGGCTATGGCCGCGGCACCTTGGCGCCGGGTTCCGATATCGACCTTCTGTTCCTGCTGCCGGCGAAGAACAATGAGGAGATGCGCAAGGCCGTCGAATTTCTCCTCTATGTCCTGTGGGATCTCGGTTTCAAGGTCGGACATGCCACCCGAACGGTCGACGAATGCATTGCCTTGTCCAAACAGGACATGACCATTCGCACCGCAATTCTCGAAACGCGGCTCATCTGCGGCAATGCGAGCCTGGAAGACGAATTGCAGAGGCGGTTCGACGCGGAAATCGTCGGTCTTGGCGGCCAGGATTTCATCATGGCCAAGCTTGCCGAACGCGACCAGCGCCACCAGAAGGCCGGCGATACCCGCTATCTGGTGGAGCCGAATGTCAAGGAAGGCAAAGGCGGCCTGCGCGACATCCAGACTCTCTTCTGGATCGCCAAATATCATTATCGCGTGCGTGACGCCGCGCAACTGGTCAAGCTCGGCGTCCTGTCGCGCCAGGAATGGCGGCTGTTCCAGAAGGCGGAGGATTTTCTCTGGGCGGTCCGCTGCCAGATGCACTTCCTCACCGGCAAGGCGGAGGAGAGGCTGTCCTTCGACATCCAGCGGGAGATCGCCGAAAGCCTCGGCTATCACAACCGGCCCAACCTCTCCGCCGTCGAGCGGTTCATGAAGCACTATTTCCTCGTCACCAAGGATGTCGGCGATCTGACCCGCATCCTGTGTTCGGCACTGGAGGAAGAGCAGGCCAAGCCGGCGCCGGGCATTACCGGCGTGATCTCGAGGTTTCGACGCCGCGTGCGCAAAATCCCCGGAAGCTCGGACTTCGTCGAGGACCAGGGCCGGATCGCGCTTGCCGATCCGGACGTCTTCAAGCGCGACCCGGTCAGCATCATCCGGCTTTTTCACGTCGCGGACCTGCACGGCCTGGAATATCATCCCGATGCTCTGAAGGCCGTGACGCGCGGGCTCGCTCTGATCGATGACGCCCTGCGCGAAAGCGCCGAAGCCAACCGGCTTTTCCTCTCCATCCTGACGTCGCGGCTGGAGCCGGCGCTGACCTTGCGGCGGATGAACGAGGCCGGCGTGCTGGGCCGGTTCATTCCGGAATTCGGCAAGATCGTCGCCATGATGCAATTCAGCATGTACCATCATTACACGGTGGACGAGCATCTCATCCGGGCGGTCGATGCCCTGTCGGATATCGACAAGGGTCGTTTCGCCGATCAGCATCCGCTGGCCAACAAGCTGATGCCGCATATCGAGGAACGCGAGGCGCTGTATGTCGCGGTTCTGCTGCATGATATTGCCAAGGGCCGTCAGGAGGATCATTCCGTTGCCGGTGCCCGCGTGGCCCGCAAGCTGGGAACGCGGTTCGGCCTGAAGCCGAAGCAGGTCGATCTGGTGGCCTGGCTCATCGATCAGCATCTGCTGATGTCCATGGTGGCGCAGACGCGCGACCTGCACGACCGCAAGACGATCACCGATTTTGCCGACAAGGTTCAGTCCATGGATCGGCTGAAGATGCTGCTGATCCTGACCATCTGCGATATTCGCGCCGTCGGCCCGGGCGTCTGGAACGGCTGGAAAGGCCAATTGCTGCGCACGCTTTATTACGAGACCGAACTGCTTCTGTCCGGCGGCTTCTCGGAGGTTTCACGCAAGGAGCGCGCCAAGGCGGCCGAGGAAACGCTCGCGGCGGCCTTGTCCGACTGGAGCCAGAAGGAGCGCAAGCTCTATTCCAAGCTCCACTACCAGCCTTACCTTCTCTCGGTCGCACTGGAGGATCAGGTGCGCCATGCGCAGTTCATCCGCGAGGCCGATGGAGCAGGGCGGGCGCTGGCCACCATGGTGCGCACCGACAGCTTCCGCGCCATCACCGAAATCACGGTGCTTGCGCCGGATCATCCGCGCCTCCTGTCGATCATCGCGGGAGCCTGCGCTGCCGCCGGAGCCAATATCGCCGATGCGCAGATCTATACGACCACCGACGGACGGGCGCTCGACACCATTCTCATCAATCGCGAATTTGCCAATGACGAGGACGAACTGCGCCGGGCGGCCACCGTCTGCCGGATGATCGAGGACGTTCTTTCCGGCAAGAAGCGGCTGCCGGAGGTGATCGCCACCCGCGCCAAGAACAAGAAGCGCAACAAGACCTTCATCGTTCATCCCTCGGCGACGATTTCCAATACGCTGTCGAACAAGTTCACGGTGATCGAGATCGAGGGCCTGGACCGCACCGGTCTGCTTGCGGATATCACCCTTGTCCTGGCCGATCTGTCGCTGGACATTCATTCCGCCCGCATCACGACCTTCGGCGAGAAGGTGATCGATACTTTCTACGTTACCGATCTGGTTGGCCAGAAGGTCACCAACGAGAACCGGCAGGGCACGATCGTGCAGCGGCTGAAGACGGTGATTACAGAGCAGGAAGACGAATTGCGGCGCGGCATGCCCTCCGGCATCATCGCGCCCGATCCGGTCGCGGTGGCTGCGACCAACCGGCCGCGCAAGAGCCGGGCAGACGCATGA